One stretch of Tenacibaculum sp. MAR_2010_89 DNA includes these proteins:
- a CDS encoding contractile injection system tape measure protein, with protein MLSTSNHIIARCSWNTFFDEKEKGVELQNKLSVWSEHHMPKEVNAVFNSICANGQTLKIKTLKLDLGVVNYDNLTEELALKIREQLRLQLQDILMYPDKHGQSIQILREENTDVNIIKYFLLQGIMSWNYQEVKGTIHQIFTDQLSNNRQEVINMIQAVGTKEYVRRRISWQFKEASIKKIIESLEQSNHSYIIDFSDEFIKIQERETIVKSGIHDFKKNLWFWILNYLFEERGTMFNKITFVKSNIEQMANHFNIEYKELFALIEDAVYKVNENSYVKTNLILILSIISQKESKTLNTEFSNEKQLEKYWQTLHNYFQSPNTRVTTFQKQHFKELIHTLSEVTPSRFKNILNTVKNKVFNWRSIVNDLDVVAIKILLNTLSPHKGDIIYDEVISINKIALHKHFNLKETWVLVKSFQFLKEYDSVTHTKTKFLDFLLNEIAALKNLTKIKVIEKLTKTTLKSDQKNTKTIYLFKHLNKIHRREIIKGLPVFSEDKVVKVLKEFTNNSLFKLDNTLTESYYKTIRVWFKKQPIIVWNLLKEHNNQAVIQKIIPELFNDEGIIRILLKKIYPDHYQLIKKIKRSIGKANVNKESYKILSKIQQSILTESIGVLSFNKSQNLISFISLLFKNLKVKEDLSDVKNFENTLNYILKELHKKTKKELLFNKDELKLLVNEVKQTSTLDLVLKYIKDFKYKHQQVANLLRNIVYEKKYNSNTFIKNEQIIANYLLPDAFKIKKEITLAYLRKKNIFEKKHTVTVLKKIINEHFWLCIADYLGYRGNKATFQELLKKAISYTLDEDAYKSNDEIRYELTSNNEIKETTISNLYVMPKEHLVSCLREVFENDEKGKDEIRLYKNNIPLNNLLLFCLEEYPEEICLLIREFPTEKLIRILKKNIPFKQFTVLISKEKSTLNLVIYAIASLHDLLLHVKKEELGSKIENEFWKSTLVILKKNTNAINTLESLIEVILNELAAINILNILKEENIYVPQLLKEILITKNSTFELLISEKRTKTIFKELEECYQKNKLTSLSKSLFLETKIPSWFTFSKSITVKILIGKVLRGYPLEVLSILRRNNLSKTQITNLLNVIDTTQFLSVLKQLYPTQQNQFTALQRLFMVLDNNVIKEISPIIIREVLLEKLIKSWTNSNWRLLATASIWRELLWELSVKRNIQEEKFIQAISAIKDQFPTPLKIAFERTEEINKNKKLNTYNMSVEKEKINGVGIPIHNAGLVLLNSYYLMLLDRLNLITNEKFNTKEDQLKAVHYLQYTVTGMAQTEESLLSLNKLLCGIPLNEPITDRIEITVKEEDLINGLITAAISYWPAIGNTTVNGFRGNWLVRDGLLREEDDRWELIIEKRPYDVLLIKSPFSFSIIKLPWMVKPLHVTWSF; from the coding sequence ATGTTAAGTACTAGCAATCATATCATAGCACGTTGCTCTTGGAATACTTTTTTCGATGAAAAAGAAAAAGGTGTTGAACTACAAAATAAATTAAGTGTTTGGAGTGAACATCATATGCCTAAAGAAGTAAACGCTGTTTTTAATAGTATTTGTGCAAATGGACAAACGCTTAAAATAAAAACATTAAAACTTGATTTAGGTGTTGTTAACTACGATAATCTAACAGAAGAACTAGCCTTAAAAATAAGAGAACAGTTAAGGTTACAGTTACAAGATATTTTAATGTACCCGGATAAACACGGACAAAGTATTCAAATTCTAAGAGAAGAAAATACCGATGTTAATATTATAAAATATTTTTTATTACAAGGTATAATGTCTTGGAATTATCAAGAAGTAAAAGGAACCATTCATCAAATATTTACTGATCAGTTATCTAATAATCGTCAAGAAGTTATTAATATGATTCAGGCTGTAGGTACTAAAGAATATGTAAGACGAAGAATTTCTTGGCAATTTAAAGAAGCAAGTATTAAAAAAATTATTGAAAGTTTAGAACAAAGCAATCATAGTTATATCATAGATTTTTCAGATGAATTTATAAAAATTCAAGAAAGAGAAACAATTGTGAAATCAGGAATTCATGATTTCAAGAAAAATCTATGGTTTTGGATTTTGAATTATCTTTTTGAAGAGCGTGGTACTATGTTTAATAAAATAACATTTGTAAAAAGTAATATTGAGCAAATGGCAAATCATTTTAATATTGAGTATAAAGAACTATTTGCTTTAATTGAAGATGCTGTTTATAAGGTAAATGAAAACTCTTATGTAAAAACAAACTTAATACTCATTCTTTCAATTATATCTCAAAAAGAGTCTAAAACTTTAAATACAGAGTTCTCTAATGAAAAGCAGTTAGAGAAATATTGGCAAACATTACATAATTACTTTCAATCACCAAATACCCGAGTAACTACTTTTCAAAAACAACATTTTAAAGAGTTAATTCATACATTATCTGAAGTAACACCTTCTAGGTTTAAAAATATTTTAAATACAGTAAAAAATAAAGTATTTAATTGGAGGTCTATCGTTAATGATTTAGATGTAGTAGCCATAAAAATACTTTTAAATACACTATCACCTCATAAGGGAGATATAATTTATGATGAGGTTATTTCAATTAACAAAATAGCTTTACACAAGCATTTTAATTTAAAAGAAACTTGGGTTTTAGTAAAAAGTTTTCAGTTTTTAAAAGAGTATGATTCGGTAACACATACCAAAACAAAATTTTTAGATTTTTTATTAAATGAAATTGCAGCTTTAAAAAACCTAACGAAGATTAAAGTAATAGAAAAGCTTACAAAAACAACACTTAAGAGCGATCAAAAAAACACAAAAACAATATACTTATTTAAGCACCTAAATAAAATACATAGGAGAGAAATAATAAAAGGCCTACCTGTTTTTTCTGAGGATAAGGTTGTTAAAGTATTAAAAGAATTTACCAATAACTCGTTATTTAAATTAGATAATACCCTTACTGAAAGTTATTATAAAACCATTCGTGTTTGGTTTAAAAAACAGCCAATTATAGTATGGAATCTTTTAAAAGAACATAATAACCAGGCAGTTATTCAAAAAATAATTCCAGAACTTTTTAATGATGAAGGAATTATTAGAATATTGTTAAAAAAAATATATCCAGATCATTATCAGTTAATTAAAAAAATAAAAAGAAGTATTGGTAAGGCAAATGTAAACAAAGAATCATATAAAATACTTAGCAAAATTCAACAAAGCATATTAACAGAAAGCATAGGGGTTTTAAGTTTTAATAAGAGTCAAAACTTAATATCATTTATAAGCTTGCTTTTTAAAAACTTAAAAGTAAAAGAAGATTTATCTGACGTTAAAAATTTTGAAAATACTTTAAATTATATTTTAAAAGAGTTACATAAAAAAACAAAGAAAGAATTATTATTTAATAAGGATGAGTTAAAACTATTGGTTAATGAAGTTAAGCAAACCAGCACACTAGATTTAGTTTTAAAATATATTAAAGACTTTAAGTATAAACATCAACAAGTAGCAAATTTATTAAGGAATATAGTATATGAGAAGAAATATAACAGCAATACTTTTATAAAAAATGAACAAATAATAGCTAATTATTTATTGCCAGATGCTTTTAAGATTAAAAAAGAAATTACACTAGCATACCTTAGAAAAAAGAACATTTTTGAAAAAAAACATACAGTAACAGTACTAAAAAAAATAATTAATGAACATTTTTGGTTGTGTATTGCAGATTATTTAGGTTATAGAGGTAATAAAGCAACGTTTCAAGAATTATTAAAAAAAGCCATTTCATATACCTTAGATGAAGATGCTTATAAAAGTAATGATGAAATAAGATATGAGTTAACATCTAATAATGAAATTAAAGAAACAACGATAAGTAATTTATATGTAATGCCTAAGGAGCATTTAGTTAGTTGTTTAAGGGAAGTTTTTGAAAATGATGAAAAAGGTAAAGATGAAATTAGGTTATATAAAAATAATATTCCGTTAAATAATTTATTGCTGTTTTGTTTAGAAGAATATCCAGAAGAAATATGTCTTTTAATAAGGGAGTTTCCGACTGAAAAATTAATAAGAATATTAAAAAAGAATATACCATTTAAACAATTTACAGTTTTAATATCAAAAGAAAAAAGTACACTTAATTTAGTTATATATGCAATAGCATCATTACATGATTTACTGTTACACGTTAAAAAAGAGGAGTTAGGAAGTAAAATAGAAAATGAATTTTGGAAAAGCACTTTAGTTATCCTTAAAAAGAATACGAATGCTATTAACACATTAGAAAGTTTAATAGAAGTAATTTTAAATGAACTTGCTGCAATAAATATTTTAAACATTCTTAAAGAAGAAAATATTTATGTACCTCAATTATTAAAAGAAATTTTGATAACTAAAAATAGCACATTTGAGCTATTAATCAGTGAAAAAAGAACGAAGACTATTTTTAAAGAGTTGGAAGAATGTTATCAAAAAAACAAATTAACTTCTTTAAGCAAATCGTTGTTCTTAGAAACAAAAATACCTTCTTGGTTTACTTTTTCTAAAAGCATAACGGTTAAAATATTAATAGGTAAAGTGTTACGGGGTTATCCATTAGAGGTATTATCAATCTTAAGAAGAAATAATCTATCAAAAACACAAATAACAAATTTGTTAAATGTAATAGATACAACACAATTCTTATCAGTATTAAAACAATTATATCCAACACAACAAAATCAATTTACTGCATTACAACGTTTGTTTATGGTTTTAGATAATAACGTAATAAAAGAAATTTCACCGATAATAATTAGAGAAGTTTTGTTAGAGAAATTAATAAAATCTTGGACGAATAGTAATTGGAGGTTGCTGGCAACTGCATCAATATGGAGAGAATTGTTATGGGAGTTAAGTGTAAAAAGAAATATACAAGAAGAAAAATTTATACAAGCAATTAGTGCTATTAAAGACCAATTTCCAACTCCTTTAAAAATAGCTTTTGAACGAACAGAAGAAATAAATAAAAACAAGAAATTAAATACATATAACATGTCAGTAGAAAAAGAAAAAATAAACGGAGTAGGTATACCAATACACAATGCAGGTTTGGTATTGTTAAATAGTTATTATTTAATGCTTTTAGACCGGTTAAATTTAATAACAAATGAAAAATTTAATACGAAAGAAGATCAATTAAAAGCAGTGCACTATTTGCAATATACAGTTACTGGTATGGCACAAACAGAAGAATCACTTTTAAGCTTAAATAAATTATTGTGCGGAATACCACTAAATGAACCAATAACTGATCGTATAGAAATAACAGTAAAAGAAGAAGATTTAATAAACGGACTAATAACAGCGGCAATATCATATTGGCCAGCTATAGGAAATACTACAGTAAACGGATTCAGAGGGAACTGGCTAGTAAGAGATGGTTTATTAAGAGAAGAAGATGATAGATGGGAGTTGATTATAGAAAAAAGACCTTATGATGTTTTGTTGATAAAATCGCCTTTTTCTTTTTCAATTATAAAACTTCCATGGATGGTAAAACCCTTGCATGTAACATGGTCATTTTAA
- a CDS encoding ATP-binding protein, translated as MHTNVNIPFLYNEIYWLQKVIHNVISTYLEHEGERPHWIDIPVQEIKNSEATYAKCLIDWKLNIYERLAIALTLASQLKPEVLDVFFGRNKIYDRGFTEFGGIIDKSHSGFLPTGQTLIFLISATNPEIREEIFNIFKKENILVKEQVLSLEDTELFIPKYNGILSLSKRWFHYFLTGEEPNIEQSNTFPAQKISTNLNWEDVVLNDFVMDEVLALKAWLQYSNTLMNEWELYKKIKPGYRALFYGPPGTGKTLTVSLLGKVSNREVYRVDLSMIVSKYIGETEKNLSRIFDIAQYKDWILFFDEADALFGKRTEANSSNDRHANQQTSYLLQRIEDFPGVVILASNLKGNMDAAFTRRFQAMIHFSMPEVNERYQLWNKAFSGICKLHPDIDVWKVAEEYELAGGAIINVLRFCALAVVSRGDTVVTKEELLEGIRKEFKKENKTITTF; from the coding sequence ATGCATACTAATGTAAACATACCGTTTTTATACAATGAGATATATTGGTTGCAAAAGGTAATTCATAATGTGATAAGTACGTATTTAGAGCATGAAGGTGAAAGACCTCATTGGATAGACATTCCTGTACAAGAAATAAAAAACAGTGAGGCAACTTATGCAAAATGTCTGATAGATTGGAAATTAAATATTTATGAACGTTTAGCTATTGCCTTAACATTGGCATCGCAGTTGAAACCTGAAGTATTAGATGTTTTCTTTGGAAGAAATAAAATTTATGATCGTGGATTTACAGAGTTCGGAGGTATTATTGATAAAAGTCATAGTGGTTTTTTACCAACAGGTCAAACTTTAATCTTTTTAATCTCAGCAACAAATCCTGAAATTAGAGAGGAGATATTTAACATTTTCAAAAAAGAAAATATTTTAGTAAAAGAACAAGTTTTATCATTAGAAGATACAGAGTTATTCATACCAAAATATAATGGGATTTTAAGTTTAAGTAAGCGATGGTTTCATTACTTTTTAACAGGTGAAGAACCCAATATAGAGCAAAGCAATACGTTTCCTGCCCAAAAAATATCAACAAATTTAAATTGGGAAGATGTAGTGTTAAATGATTTTGTAATGGATGAAGTATTAGCTTTAAAAGCTTGGTTACAATACAGTAATACTTTAATGAATGAATGGGAATTGTATAAAAAAATAAAACCAGGGTATCGAGCTTTGTTTTATGGCCCCCCAGGAACAGGAAAAACACTAACAGTTTCTTTATTAGGAAAAGTATCTAACCGAGAAGTATATCGTGTAGATTTATCAATGATTGTTTCTAAATATATTGGAGAAACAGAAAAGAACTTATCAAGAATTTTTGACATTGCCCAGTATAAGGATTGGATTTTATTTTTTGATGAAGCGGATGCTTTATTCGGAAAAAGAACAGAAGCCAATAGTTCTAATGATAGGCATGCAAACCAGCAAACATCGTATTTGTTACAGCGTATTGAAGATTTTCCAGGAGTGGTAATTCTTGCCTCTAATTTAAAAGGAAATATGGATGCGGCTTTTACAAGAAGATTTCAAGCGATGATTCACTTTAGTATGCCAGAAGTTAATGAACGTTATCAATTATGGAATAAAGCTTTTTCAGGTATATGTAAACTACATCCAGATATTGATGTTTGGAAAGTAGCTGAAGAATACGAGTTAGCAGGTGGTGCAATTATTAATGTTTTACGTTTTTGTGCATTGGCAGTAGTTTCAAGAGGAGATACAGTAGTGACTAAAGAAGAGTTATTAGAAGGTATTCGTAAAGAATTTAAGAAAGAAAATAAAACGATCACTACTTTTTAA